The sequence GATTTGATTATAGAATGACACAAAACAAATGTCAACTGACATAATTATATTTTTGTCATTAGTTATGCAAACAAAAAAATACGCCTCTTAGAAACAAACACCCGGAATAACCCGTTCTGTTTCTAAAAGGCGTATTTTACTTAAGGCCGGAAAGAATCAAGCACCATACCGTTTCGAAGTCTTCGTCGATCGTTTCGGACGACCATTCCTGGGCATGGGCAGGATGATGAAAGCTTTCTGTTGCCATGAACACAGCCTTTGCAATGGCATCTGCCGAATCCGGTTTGAATTCGCCCGCCTGCATGCCGCGTTCGATAATCGATGCAATCTGCTCGATCAGGCGATGGATGTGCATCGCGATCATGTCGCCTATTCTCACCGTAACGTCGGCGTACATGACAAACATCTCGGGATCATCCATAGCATGCATCCGCTTCTTCTTGATGAGCGTCTCCATCCACAAGCGCAATTGCTCAGCGGCGCTCCCCTCAGCCTTATCCGCAATCTCCTGCAGAGGTTCGGCAATGCTTTTATCTAGCCATCTCTCCGTAACGGCCTCCCGTAAAGCAGCTTTGCTCGCGAAATGCCGATATAGCGTTCCGTGACTGACTTCAAGGTATTTGGCTATATCTATAACGGAGGTTTTATCCGGCCCATAACGCCGCAGCACCTGTTCCGCGGCATCCAAAATCATGTCTTTCGTCAATGGCAGATCATTGGTCATATTACTAAAAGAGCAATCGTTCTTTGGTTTAGCTGCCGACTCATCATTTGATTGCTCGCACGCCCCCTCTAATTATTATCATAGCACAAGAAGCGGCTTCAACAAATAACAATATCTTTATTTTGTCATTTATTATAAATAGATGGTGCCTTATCAGGGTCACTGTCACGAAAAAAAGAACGCAGGACCAGCGCCCTCGCCTCTGATCCTGCGTTCTCCTATATGTTAACGGGCCGCCCTGCGCTTAAAAGGCGCAAGACCATCCCGGAGCTGCCCGGGCACACGCCCGGCGCATCATTTAAAGCTTTGACCGTCCAGCCAGTCCTTCGCCGCTTCCGCTTCGGCGGCGCTCAGCCGATGTCCCTGGTTGCTCCAGTGCACTGTCACGTCAGCGCCCGCGCTTGCCAGCAGCTCGTGAAGCTCCTTAGTCTCCGCGACTGAGACTAGGGGATCGTTAACGCCTGCGCCGATGAAGACGGAGACGCCGTCAAGCGGCTGGGGAGTGAGCCCCCGCAGCGGAACCATCGGATGCAGCAGCACCGCGGAAGAAAAGAGGTTCCCGTAATGCAGCAGCAGACTGCCCGCGATATTGGCTCCATTGGAATAGCCGACGGCCGTAAGCCGGGCGGGATCGAAGCCGTATTTTGCCGCCGCCTCGTCCAGAAAAGCTTTCAGCTCATGCGTCCGAGCGACCAGGTCGGCTTCGTCGAATACACCTTCCGACAGACGCCGGAAGAAACGGGGCATCCCGTTCTCCAGCACGTTGCCCCGGATACCCAGCAGGGACGAGCCCGGCGACAGCATCTCGGCGAGCGGGAGCATATCATGCTCGTTGCCGCCCGTCCCGTGGAACAGCACCAGCGTCGGCTTGGAGGAATCGGAACCTTGCTGGAAGATATGAATCATTTTTCCTTCACCTCAATTTCCCGCACCTCAAAAGGAGCCAGGTTGCTCTCAATCTCCGCCCGGTGCGGCTCATACCATGCAGGGAGCATCAGCTTTTCGCCCAGATGGTTCGGGTCCTCATCGTTGGCAAAGCCAGGAGGATCAGTCGCAATCTCGAACAGGATACCGCCCTCTTCACGGAAGTAGATGGCGTTGAAGTAATTCCGGTCCTGCACCGGAGTCACATGAAAGCCCCGGGTCTGTACGAATTCTCTCCATTCCAGCTGCTCCGCATCGTCTTTGGCGCGCCATGCGATATGATGCACCGTACCGCTTCCCCCGGCGCCAAAAGGCAGCGGGTCAGTCTTGATATCGATAATATTGCCGTACGGTCCTTCCGATTTGAAGCGCACATAACCGTCTCCTTCGGCGATTCGTTCAAATCCGAGCGTGTTAACCAGCGTATCTTCCGTGCTCGCCGGATTGATGCTGTACAGCACCGCTCCGCCGAATCCCTTAATGGCATGCTCTACCGGAATTCCGCCGAACGACCAAGCGCTCAAAGGCCCTTCTTCACGCTCCACCAGTTCGACCCGCAGGCCGTCGTAATCAGCCAGGGAAAGATAGGTCTCTCCGATGCGATGAACATTGGTATAGGGAATGTCGTAGGCGTTCAACCGTTCTTCCCAGAATCCGAGTGAGCCGACGGGTACAGCATAGGTCGTCACGCCGACCATGCCGCTGCCGATTCTTCCCTTACGTCCTATAGGCGAAGGAAAGAACGTAATGATCGTGCCCGGCGTGCCGCTTTCGTTGCCAAAGTACAGGTGATAGACCTCGGGCGCGTCGAAATTGACTGTTTTTTTCACGAGCCGCAAACCAAGAATGCCTGCATAAAAATCCGCGTTCCGCTGAGCGTCCTGAACGAACGCTGTAATATGGTGAATCCCTGCAGTTTGAAGTGTCATAATAATCTTTCTCCTCTCGGTATTAGAAATTAGTAGTTAAATCGGCTTAGAACAACAGATGATCCAGTGAAATCGAGCCTGGGCCCGCCAGCGCGACACCCGCCGCCACAACAAGCAATGTCAATGGATATTCATAACCGTTCGCAGTGGCCCAGAAACCATTAGACAAATGCACTTTCATCGCTCCGGCCATGGCCAGGATCAGCATCACAGCCCCCACCGGCGTGAACAGCCCCGCCGCGAACAATAGTCCGCCGCCAAGCTCAAGAATTCCGGCCAGCACCGCCATCGCCACGCCCGGCTTAATGCCGACCGATTCCATCCATCCGCCTGTTCCCTTCGGACCGTAGCCTCCGAACCAGCCGAACAGCTTCTGCGCTCCATGACCGATAAAAGCAACACCGATAAACAAACGAATCAACAGCAATCCTATACTAATCATTTTTAACTCTCTCCATTCTCTTGTGTTTAATAATCTTTACTTTAAGATATTTAGTAAAAATTTATGGGGCTTCCCGGCAATTAAGCTAGGAACCGGCCCCTTTACCAAGCAGCTTCAACCATTCGGTCGCCTGCTCCTTCTCCTCCGTATTCAGTCCGCCCATCATTCCGTGGAGCATCGCTACATGCTTCGGAAAAATTTCGTCGAACAGCTTACGGCCCTCTTCAGTAATCTCCGCGTAAGTCACGCGTCGGTCCTCGCTACAGGGAACGCGCTTCAGCAGCCCCTTCTTCTCCAGCTTGTCGATGTTATAGGTGATGCTCCCGCTGGTGACCAGAATCTTCTCTCCAATCTGCTGCAGCGGAATGCGGGTTCTGTGATAGAGCACCTCAAGCACCATAAACTCGGCGGACGACAGCCCGTAGCTCTTCATATCCTTGACCGCCCGGTCCATCAGACTCCGGTAAGCCTTGGACAGAACCACGAACAACTTCAGCGATGCCG is a genomic window of Paenibacillus durus ATCC 35681 containing:
- a CDS encoding TetR family transcriptional regulator; protein product: MTNDLPLTKDMILDAAEQVLRRYGPDKTSVIDIAKYLEVSHGTLYRHFASKAALREAVTERWLDKSIAEPLQEIADKAEGSAAEQLRLWMETLIKKKRMHAMDDPEMFVMYADVTVRIGDMIAMHIHRLIEQIASIIERGMQAGEFKPDSADAIAKAVFMATESFHHPAHAQEWSSETIDEDFETVWCLILSGLK
- a CDS encoding alpha/beta hydrolase encodes the protein MIHIFQQGSDSSKPTLVLFHGTGGNEHDMLPLAEMLSPGSSLLGIRGNVLENGMPRFFRRLSEGVFDEADLVARTHELKAFLDEAAAKYGFDPARLTAVGYSNGANIAGSLLLHYGNLFSSAVLLHPMVPLRGLTPQPLDGVSVFIGAGVNDPLVSVAETKELHELLASAGADVTVHWSNQGHRLSAAEAEAAKDWLDGQSFK
- a CDS encoding MarR family winged helix-turn-helix transcriptional regulator codes for the protein MSGPKEELIVAGDVRGRDEAASLKLFVVLSKAYRSLMDRAVKDMKSYGLSSAEFMVLEVLYHRTRIPLQQIGEKILVTSGSITYNIDKLEKKGLLKRVPCSEDRRVTYAEITEEGRKLFDEIFPKHVAMLHGMMGGLNTEEKEQATEWLKLLGKGAGS
- a CDS encoding DoxX family protein — protein: MISIGLLLIRLFIGVAFIGHGAQKLFGWFGGYGPKGTGGWMESVGIKPGVAMAVLAGILELGGGLLFAAGLFTPVGAVMLILAMAGAMKVHLSNGFWATANGYEYPLTLLVVAAGVALAGPGSISLDHLLF
- a CDS encoding ring-cleaving dioxygenase, which translates into the protein MTLQTAGIHHITAFVQDAQRNADFYAGILGLRLVKKTVNFDAPEVYHLYFGNESGTPGTIITFFPSPIGRKGRIGSGMVGVTTYAVPVGSLGFWEERLNAYDIPYTNVHRIGETYLSLADYDGLRVELVEREEGPLSAWSFGGIPVEHAIKGFGGAVLYSINPASTEDTLVNTLGFERIAEGDGYVRFKSEGPYGNIIDIKTDPLPFGAGGSGTVHHIAWRAKDDAEQLEWREFVQTRGFHVTPVQDRNYFNAIYFREEGGILFEIATDPPGFANDEDPNHLGEKLMLPAWYEPHRAEIESNLAPFEVREIEVKEK